One genomic segment of Thunnus albacares chromosome 18, fThuAlb1.1, whole genome shotgun sequence includes these proteins:
- the pnx gene encoding homeobox protein pnx, with the protein MQPVAAKLPLIHRTPFSVEDILDPTKFTRKIISVDDAAAAGASTVRDELREKQHPPPAGGSQEETASCPEKRQGSKGKSRRIRTAFSLEQLQMLEHSFQRCHYLSVLERHAIASALSLSETQVKIWFQNRRTKWKKERQLGREAEEAQHQQQRGFASHPAVCSSLTYSPLYCQQRTPLQLFAPLPLVPFHHYYT; encoded by the exons ATGCAGCCAGTTGCAGCCAAACTACCGCTTATCCACAGAACACCGTTTTCTGTGGAGGATATTCTGGACCCCACAAAATTTACAAGAAAGATAATAAGTGTAGAtgatgcagcagctgcag gaGCTTCTACTGTCAGAGATGAACTCAGAGAGAAGCAGCATCCTCCTCCAGCAGGTGGAAGCCAGGAGGAGACAGCTTCATGTCCGGAGAAGCGTCAGGGGTCAAAGGGCAAAAGCAGACGGATCCGCACCGCCTTCTCCTTGGAGCAGCTGCAGATGCTGGAGCACAGCTTCCAGAGGTGCCACTACCTGTCGGTGCTGGAGCGGCACGCCATCGCCTCGGCCCTCAGCCTCTCAGAGACTCAGGTCAAGATCTGGTTTCAGAACAGACGCACCAAGTGGAAGAAGGAGCGGCAGCTGGGGAGGGAGGCGGAGGAGGcgcagcaccagcagcagcgcGGCTTCGCATCACATCCTGCAGTCTGCTCGTCTCTGACCTACAGTCCTCTTTACTGCCAGCAGCGCACGCCACTCCAGCTGTTTGCACCTCTGCCTCTGGTGCCTTTTCACCATTATTACACATGA